The DNA segment GACTCCGCCGAGCTGGAATCACAATTGGTAGAAAGTTTAAATGCCATAGGCACCATCAAACGCTTCGGACTGGAGAACCACGCCAATGAAAAAACAGAGAGCCGGTTTGTAAAACTGTTGCATACAGGTTACAGTTCCAACCTCAACTCCGTATTTTCAGGCACCTCTGCTGAACTCATCTCCCGCCTGCTTACCATTGTGCTACTCTGGATAGGTGCCGGTTTTGTACTCGACAACATGCTTACTCCTGGCGAACTGCTCTCCTTTTACACACTGATCGGTTATTTTACAGGCCCTATATCTGCGCTCATAGGCATGAACAAAACCTTACAGGATGCCATTATTGCATCAGACAGGTTATTCGAGATCATGGATCTGGAACGCGAAAACGATGAAAACCAGATTGAACTGAGCCCGGAACAAATAGGTGACATCCGCTTTGAGCAGGTATCTTTCCGTTATGGAACCAGGATAAATGTATTTGAAGATCTCAATTTAAGCATCCCAAAAGGTAAGTTTACAGCCATTGTTGGCGAAAGTGGTTCGGGCAAATCCACGCTAATGGCCATCCTTCAAAATATTTACCCCATACAAAAAGGTAACATCAGCATCGGGAAATATGATTTGAAGTATATCCGCACAGCATCATTACGACAAATCATAGCTGTAGTACCGCAAAAAATAGATCTTTTTGCAGGTAATGTGGTCGATAATATTGCCATAGGTGATCATGAACCCGATATGCAGCGTATCCTTGATATTGCAGAGCAATTGGGTATCCTCGATTTTATAGAAACCCTGCCCAGGGGATTTCAAACCTATCTGGGCGAGAACGGCACCACTCTTTCAGGCGGACAAAGGCAACGCATTGCCATTGCCAGGGCCTTATACCGGCAACCTGAAATCCTGATCCTCGACGAGGCCACCTCATCCCTCGATTCTGCTTCCGAACAATATGTTCAGAAGGCAATCAACCTGTTAAAGACCTGTAATAAAACTGTAATTGTAATTGCCCACCGTTTGAGTACCTTAAACCACGCCGATAAGATTATAGTGCTCGACAAAGGTAAAGTACTCGAGGAAGGTACACATAAGGAATTGTTGTACAAAGCAGATTCTGCATATGCTAATCTCTGGAAACTACAAATGCCACAATTGCTGGTTAAAAACTGAGAATTGTTTCAATTATGACGAAGAATAACCATTCACATAAAAATTCCGGCAGTTGGCGTAATATATACACAGGTTAGCGTAATAGAATTGGCTTAACCCTTCCTTTTAAATACGTTTACAGAATAGGATTCATTTCCCCTCCTATAAAGACTTGACAATGGACTTTTTCAAGCACCTCATGTATTTCAAGCATTCCTTGTATACACAAAACCCTTAAATTACCTCTATGCCCTGCAAACGCGGGGCATTCCTTTTTTCAGCTTTAATGTTATCCGGTTACCTTACCCAGAACCTCCAGCAATTCCCGCTGAAAACTTTTACCTTTATCCTGGTTGTACCACTTTTGGAGTTCTGTTTTAATCGTTCCAAAATCGGCATGCGCTGCTGTTAAATTATTGTATATAGCCTGGCACTCCAGGGGTCTTGGACCCCAGGTCAGCAAATCATTTCCCGCTTCGTCCCTGATGATCAGTTTAGGAATGGCCTTACTACCATTTGTCAGGTATTGCTCAATTAAGAAAGGTTCACTATCTCTCAACTGATAAGAAACACTGATTAAATTGTTGAGTTGTGTTAGTTTATGAATAAACGGAACTGTATGAGCGGCGTCCCCGCACCAAGGTTCAGTAATAACAATCCATTGCCGGGCATTCCTTATGGCAGCTATCGTTTCTGCCAGAACAGCATCCACTACTCCTGTCTTTAACCAGCGTTGCTGGCGTGTCCAGTTCAATTTGGTATAATCCAGATAGTCTATATTGTTGTAGGGTGCAGCGGCGTTTGGATCTGATAAAATCTCCTGAAAATAATCCTGATATTGTTGAAAGTCCATAAACTCAAATTTAAAATATAAGCATACAAATCTGGCTATAACTTCTGTTCTTTTGGTCTACAGAATGCCATAAAAATAAACTAAGCAAGCCAATAATAACACAAGCCGTAACACATACTCATTAATATCAGATATACTACGTTAAGCCTAAACCTGAACAGCAAAGCCACTGATACCAACATCCAGGCCAGTGCAACCAAATCCAATTTATCTAATACAAAGCCATCAGGAAACAGCACTTCCTTACCCAAAAAAAGCGTCAGATTAAGAATCACTCCTACAACAGCTGCTGTTACAAAACCTAGTACATCCTTAACAACTGCATTACCCCTGCTTCTTTCCAGCACAGCCCCCCCTACAAAAATAAAAAGGAACGAA comes from the Pedobacter heparinus DSM 2366 genome and includes:
- a CDS encoding thioredoxin family protein; the protein is MDFQQYQDYFQEILSDPNAAAPYNNIDYLDYTKLNWTRQQRWLKTGVVDAVLAETIAAIRNARQWIVITEPWCGDAAHTVPFIHKLTQLNNLISVSYQLRDSEPFLIEQYLTNGSKAIPKLIIRDEAGNDLLTWGPRPLECQAIYNNLTAAHADFGTIKTELQKWYNQDKGKSFQRELLEVLGKVTG
- a CDS encoding peptidase domain-containing ABC transporter, whose translation is MSIKVKQRDITDCGAACLASVAAHYKLDLPVARIRQLAGTDKKGTTVLGIVEAAQKLGFEAKGVKGPFESLFKIPTPAIAHILVGTILQHYVVIYKVNKKFIEVMDPIDGQLQRKSHEEFKGEWTGALVLLLPAEEFQAGNEKISIQGRFWNLIKPHKNILIQALFGAIVYTILGLSTSVFVQKLVDFVLVDSNRNLLNMMGIAMLLILLVQLFIGTAKTIFTLKTGQMIDAQLILSYYKHLLKLPQQFFDTMRVGEIISRINDAVKIRTFLNDVSINFLVNLFIVFFSFVMMFTYYWKLALIMLSVIPVYLVVYVLTNKLNKKAQRKLMEDSAELESQLVESLNAIGTIKRFGLENHANEKTESRFVKLLHTGYSSNLNSVFSGTSAELISRLLTIVLLWIGAGFVLDNMLTPGELLSFYTLIGYFTGPISALIGMNKTLQDAIIASDRLFEIMDLERENDENQIELSPEQIGDIRFEQVSFRYGTRINVFEDLNLSIPKGKFTAIVGESGSGKSTLMAILQNIYPIQKGNISIGKYDLKYIRTASLRQIIAVVPQKIDLFAGNVVDNIAIGDHEPDMQRILDIAEQLGILDFIETLPRGFQTYLGENGTTLSGGQRQRIAIARALYRQPEILILDEATSSLDSASEQYVQKAINLLKTCNKTVIVIAHRLSTLNHADKIIVLDKGKVLEEGTHKELLYKADSAYANLWKLQMPQLLVKN